In Pseudomonadales bacterium, a single window of DNA contains:
- a CDS encoding FAD-dependent oxidoreductase — MSKPYSLSQPLRLDAVQQWDIETEVAVIGFGIAGACAAIEAHEAGARVTVFELAGASGGSAALSGGEFYLGGNGGTPIQNAAGFEDSTEDFYNYLMMAGGPNADEARVRCYADGARAHFDWLVAQGIPFKGTYYPEKCLEPTTDDTLVWSGSENAWPFSSRARPAPRGHTAQLVGMGAGRLIMQKLTDRANALGISAHFNARALALVADADNRVHGLVMRIDGKEQTVRATKGVILCTGGFICNENMVRHYAPEAQRCPNPTTGGNDHGAGILMGASVGGATIHMGEFFATRPMFPPPQLLEGVLINSLGQRFINEDAYHGRVTHYMMRQPEDRCWLLVDNKIFARPWVFQDIEISAAGESWEEVEGELGLPSGELVHTLDNYNRHAASGEDPLWHKTPQFLRPLTEPPFAALNFSGDAVRGTSFTLGGLSTLPTGEVLTPDNRVIEGLYAAGRTACGIPRWGEGYSSGMSLGDSSFFGRQAGRHAATH, encoded by the coding sequence GTGTCGAAACCGTATTCACTCTCGCAGCCGCTACGCCTCGACGCTGTACAGCAATGGGACATCGAAACCGAGGTGGCGGTGATCGGTTTCGGCATCGCCGGAGCCTGTGCGGCGATCGAAGCGCACGAAGCCGGCGCCCGGGTCACCGTGTTCGAACTGGCCGGCGCTTCGGGTGGCAGCGCGGCGCTTTCCGGCGGCGAGTTCTATCTCGGCGGCAACGGCGGCACGCCGATCCAGAACGCGGCCGGGTTCGAGGACTCGACCGAAGATTTTTACAACTACCTGATGATGGCTGGCGGTCCGAACGCCGACGAAGCGCGGGTACGTTGCTACGCCGATGGGGCACGCGCGCACTTCGACTGGCTGGTTGCCCAGGGGATCCCGTTCAAGGGTACTTACTACCCCGAGAAGTGCCTCGAGCCGACGACCGACGACACGCTGGTGTGGTCCGGCAGTGAAAATGCCTGGCCTTTCTCGAGCCGCGCCAGACCTGCCCCGCGTGGCCACACCGCCCAGTTGGTCGGCATGGGTGCGGGCAGATTGATCATGCAAAAGCTGACCGACCGCGCGAACGCACTGGGCATCTCTGCCCACTTCAACGCCCGCGCCCTGGCGCTGGTCGCAGATGCCGACAACCGTGTCCACGGCCTGGTAATGCGTATCGACGGCAAGGAACAGACCGTGCGCGCCACCAAGGGTGTGATCCTGTGCACTGGGGGGTTCATCTGCAACGAGAACATGGTCAGGCATTATGCGCCTGAGGCCCAGCGCTGCCCGAACCCGACCACAGGCGGCAACGATCATGGTGCGGGCATCCTGATGGGTGCCTCGGTTGGCGGTGCGACGATACACATGGGCGAATTTTTCGCTACGCGCCCGATGTTTCCACCCCCGCAGTTGCTGGAAGGAGTCCTGATCAATTCGCTCGGGCAACGCTTCATCAATGAAGATGCCTATCACGGTCGGGTAACACACTACATGATGCGCCAGCCCGAGGACCGCTGCTGGTTGCTGGTCGACAACAAGATATTCGCCCGTCCCTGGGTGTTTCAGGACATCGAGATCAGCGCCGCTGGCGAAAGTTGGGAGGAGGTCGAGGGCGAGCTTGGCCTGCCATCCGGCGAACTCGTGCACACGCTGGATAACTACAACCGCCATGCAGCCAGTGGCGAAGATCCGCTGTGGCACAAGACTCCACAATTCCTTCGCCCGCTCACCGAGCCGCCGTTTGCCGCACTCAATTTCAGCGGCGATGCGGTGAGGGGCACCTCGTTCACGCTGGGCGGCCTGTCGACGCTGCCCACCGGCGAGGTGCTCACACCCGACAACCGGGTGATCGAAGGTCTCTATGCCGCGGGGCGCACCGCTTGTGGCATCCCACGCTGGGGCGAAGGCTACAGTTCCGGCATGTCACTCGGCGATTCGAGCTTCTTCGGTCGTCAGGCCGGGCGCCATGCCGCTACGCATTGA
- a CDS encoding PQQ-binding-like beta-propeller repeat protein, with protein MRGTAMQTRASLQNLRAGLRAVVLLSVLVHEPVAAVQLDAHGNVIADGDGDSPAGQLYAERCASCHDHPQGRVPPRSSLRYTPPENVLHALREGPMRLMAEGLTDEQIRSLVVLLTGREAEATADPMANACTTPVDQVVLDPADWKSIQADPRNIRYRADAGIDAASVPTLRLKWSFAYPGRASGPVSLAGNRVYLSSSSHVVSLDAASGCTRWAYPVTGRIVRAVTLAALATPEGTQRVLALFGDDTSTLTALDATTGERVWATRVEEHVLSRITSAPSVHAARVYVPISGIEDPLTHDPQYACCTSRGGVAALDLASGRIVWKQYHIAQEPALRSAPDARPQQFGPAGASTYTPLAIDPRRGLVYASTAEEYGFLNPQGPYSVIAYDLATGERRWQRQFLPAAGAAREAACAAQVETDCRNVFSMGTSVSILQLAGGREVLAVGQKWGWVYGLDPDRDGEELWRTRVGLGGDLGGVMYGMAFDGNALYVPVSDDEVRPPHRPGGLAALDPASGAVLWRVAGPDPQCAWGSEPCLAAFVAAPSAVPGAVFAGAWDGHLRIYASDDGKLIRDIDTGGEFAAVGGLKARGGQVSGYPVVIGKGAIYVTSGASSILRPGNALLVYAP; from the coding sequence ATGCGCGGAACCGCCATGCAGACCAGGGCGTCACTGCAGAATCTGCGAGCGGGGTTGCGCGCGGTCGTGTTGCTGTCCGTACTCGTTCACGAACCGGTCGCGGCGGTGCAACTCGACGCGCACGGCAACGTGATCGCGGATGGCGACGGAGATTCGCCCGCTGGGCAGCTCTATGCCGAACGTTGTGCCAGTTGCCACGACCATCCGCAGGGTCGCGTACCGCCGCGTTCCTCGCTGCGTTACACGCCGCCCGAGAACGTACTGCACGCGTTGCGCGAAGGTCCGATGCGCCTCATGGCCGAAGGCTTGACCGACGAGCAGATCCGCTCGCTGGTCGTCTTGCTGACCGGACGTGAAGCCGAGGCAACCGCCGACCCGATGGCCAACGCGTGCACCACACCGGTGGATCAGGTAGTGCTCGATCCGGCCGACTGGAAGAGCATTCAGGCCGATCCGCGCAATATCCGCTACCGGGCTGATGCCGGCATCGACGCGGCCAGTGTGCCGACACTGCGTCTGAAGTGGAGCTTCGCGTATCCGGGGCGTGCCTCTGGTCCGGTGAGTCTGGCTGGTAATCGGGTGTACCTCTCATCGAGCAGCCACGTGGTATCGCTGGACGCGGCGAGCGGTTGCACGCGCTGGGCGTATCCGGTGACCGGGCGTATCGTGCGTGCCGTCACGCTTGCCGCGCTGGCGACGCCGGAGGGAACGCAGCGTGTGCTGGCGCTGTTCGGCGATGACACCAGCACGCTGACGGCACTCGATGCAACTACCGGTGAGCGGGTGTGGGCGACACGGGTCGAGGAGCACGTGCTGTCGCGCATCACCTCGGCTCCGTCGGTGCATGCCGCTCGCGTGTATGTGCCGATTTCCGGCATCGAGGATCCACTGACGCACGATCCGCAATACGCCTGCTGCACCTCGCGTGGTGGTGTGGCGGCGCTGGATCTGGCGAGCGGACGGATCGTGTGGAAGCAGTACCACATTGCGCAGGAGCCTGCGTTGCGTTCGGCACCCGATGCGAGGCCGCAGCAGTTCGGACCGGCAGGAGCGTCCACCTACACGCCGCTTGCGATCGATCCCAGGCGTGGTCTGGTGTATGCGAGTACCGCCGAGGAATATGGCTTCCTGAACCCGCAGGGACCCTATTCGGTGATCGCCTACGATCTCGCGACCGGCGAGCGGCGCTGGCAACGACAGTTCCTGCCTGCCGCTGGCGCTGCGCGCGAGGCGGCGTGCGCTGCGCAGGTTGAAACCGATTGCCGCAACGTGTTTTCGATGGGTACCTCGGTGTCGATCCTGCAACTGGCCGGCGGGCGCGAGGTGCTGGCAGTGGGGCAGAAATGGGGTTGGGTCTACGGGCTGGATCCGGACCGCGACGGTGAGGAACTGTGGCGCACGCGGGTCGGGCTCGGCGGTGATCTCGGCGGTGTGATGTACGGCATGGCATTCGACGGCAACGCGCTGTATGTGCCGGTATCGGACGACGAGGTACGTCCGCCGCATCGACCGGGTGGTCTGGCGGCACTCGATCCGGCCTCCGGCGCCGTGCTGTGGCGCGTGGCCGGTCCCGATCCGCAATGCGCCTGGGGCAGTGAACCGTGTCTTGCGGCATTCGTTGCGGCACCCAGTGCGGTTCCCGGTGCGGTATTCGCCGGTGCCTGGGACGGGCATCTGCGCATCTACGCGAGCGATGACGGCAAGCTGATCCGCGACATCGACACCGGCGGCGAGTTTGCCGCGGTGGGCGGCTTGAAGGCACGTGGTGGTCAGGTTTCAGGTTATCCGGTCGTGATCGGCAAGGGCGCGATCTACGTCACCTCGGGAGCCAGTTCGATCCTTCGTCCGGGCAATGCGCTGCTCGTCTACGCGCCCTGA